The following proteins come from a genomic window of Ornithinimicrobium cryptoxanthini:
- a CDS encoding M20 metallopeptidase family protein — MRTREIAEELRPELVALRRELHQIPELGLHLPLTQQKVLDELAGLDLEITTGEGLSSVVAVLRGTAPPPEGRTDRPVVLLRGDMDGLPVTEDLAHLDYQSTHVGQMHACGHDLHTASLVGAARILHRLRDELAGDVVLMFQPAEEGPGGAEPMLAEGLLSAAGRPVEAAYAMHVSSSEFPLRQWFSRPTAIMAAADTVHIEVTGRGGHGSQPHFSLDPVPVLCEIVLALQTMLSRSFDPFDTVVLTVGRIAAGTKDNIIGDTGELSATLRTFSPETRELALANIERVTHHVAAAHGQTARMWTTEAYPATINDEREYALARRAVEDLFGPEQYVDRPTPEMGSEDMSFVLNEVPGAYFFVSACPAQDYRNAPTNHSPRAEFDDVVVPDAAAWYAEVALRRTAQVGTEHG, encoded by the coding sequence ATGCGCACCCGTGAGATCGCCGAGGAGCTGCGACCCGAGCTGGTCGCCCTCCGGCGTGAGCTGCACCAGATCCCGGAGCTGGGGCTCCACCTCCCGCTGACCCAGCAGAAGGTGCTGGACGAGCTGGCCGGCCTCGACCTGGAGATCACCACCGGCGAGGGGCTCTCCTCGGTCGTGGCCGTCCTGCGTGGCACCGCGCCGCCTCCCGAGGGCCGGACCGACCGTCCCGTCGTGCTCCTGCGCGGCGATATGGACGGCCTGCCGGTGACCGAGGACCTGGCCCACCTGGACTACCAGTCCACCCACGTCGGACAGATGCACGCCTGCGGGCACGATCTGCATACGGCCTCCCTGGTCGGTGCCGCGCGCATCCTGCACCGACTGCGCGATGAGCTGGCGGGCGACGTCGTCCTGATGTTCCAGCCCGCCGAGGAGGGACCGGGCGGGGCTGAGCCAATGCTGGCCGAGGGGCTGCTGTCCGCGGCCGGCCGGCCGGTCGAGGCGGCCTATGCGATGCACGTCTCGTCCTCGGAGTTCCCTCTGCGCCAGTGGTTCTCGCGGCCGACCGCCATCATGGCGGCGGCCGACACGGTGCACATCGAGGTGACCGGTCGGGGCGGTCACGGGTCGCAGCCGCACTTCTCGCTCGACCCCGTGCCGGTCCTGTGCGAGATCGTGCTGGCGCTGCAGACGATGCTCAGCCGCAGCTTCGACCCCTTTGACACCGTGGTGCTGACGGTGGGGCGCATCGCAGCCGGCACCAAGGACAACATCATCGGCGACACCGGCGAGCTGTCCGCGACCCTGCGCACCTTCTCGCCCGAGACCCGCGAGCTGGCGCTGGCCAACATCGAGCGCGTCACGCACCACGTCGCCGCCGCGCATGGGCAGACCGCGCGGATGTGGACGACGGAGGCCTATCCCGCGACGATCAACGACGAGCGGGAGTATGCGCTCGCTCGCCGGGCCGTCGAGGACCTGTTCGGCCCCGAGCAGTATGTCGACCGCCCCACCCCCGAGATGGGCTCGGAAGACATGTCGTTCGTGCTGAACGAGGTGCCCGGTGCCTACTTCTTCGTCAGTGCCTGCCCGGCGCAGGACTATCGCAACGCACCGACCAACCACTCGCCGAGGGCGGAGTTTGACGACGTCGTCGTCCCGGACGCCGCTGCCTGGTATGCCGAGGTGGCGCTGCGTCGGACCGCTCAGGTCGGCACGGAGCACGGCTGA
- a CDS encoding NlpC/P60 family protein, which translates to MPTSLPCHSSVRATTPKPVVTCRPRRALTTALAIALAVPLLTAGPSSAAPTVPVPATPVVLPMDNVLSVTMYTRTSVNVRSGPSTSHSVVGGYAKGTKVTGTWTSNGWLHLGNGRYVAGSVLVSTPPSSGDVTRYTRTSVNVRSGPSTSHSVVGGYPKGTKVTGTWTNGWLHIGNGRYVAGTVLVSTPPESSTEVTRYTRTSVNVRSGPSTSHSVVGGHAKGTELTGTLTSNGWLQTSASRYVAGSVLVTEDPTDNVSGSAILAEAEKYAGIMYRYGGTSPSTGFDCSGYTQYVFGQLGISLPRSAAAQQSYATPVSSPQPGDLVFWGSPAYHVGIYAGGGQIWDSGKPGIPVQKRNIFSGVSGYGRVN; encoded by the coding sequence ATGCCCACGTCCCTGCCCTGCCACAGCTCTGTCCGCGCCACCACGCCCAAGCCGGTGGTCACCTGCCGTCCGCGGCGCGCGCTGACGACCGCGCTGGCGATCGCGCTCGCGGTCCCGCTGCTGACCGCCGGACCCAGCTCTGCCGCCCCGACTGTGCCGGTCCCGGCTACCCCGGTCGTGCTGCCGATGGACAACGTCCTGAGCGTGACGATGTATACCCGCACCAGCGTCAACGTGCGCTCCGGCCCGAGCACGAGCCACTCGGTCGTCGGCGGTTACGCCAAGGGCACGAAGGTGACCGGCACCTGGACCAGCAACGGCTGGTTGCACCTCGGGAACGGCCGCTATGTCGCAGGCAGTGTTCTGGTCTCCACGCCGCCGTCCTCCGGTGACGTCACCCGCTACACCCGCACCAGCGTCAACGTGCGCTCCGGCCCGAGCACGAGCCACTCGGTCGTCGGTGGCTACCCCAAGGGTACGAAGGTGACCGGCACGTGGACTAACGGCTGGCTGCACATCGGCAACGGGCGCTATGTCGCCGGCACGGTGCTCGTGTCGACCCCGCCGGAGTCCAGCACCGAGGTCACCCGCTACACCCGGACCAGTGTCAACGTGCGCTCCGGCCCGAGCACGAGCCACTCGGTCGTCGGCGGCCACGCCAAGGGCACCGAGCTGACCGGGACGCTGACCAGCAACGGCTGGCTGCAGACCTCCGCGAGCCGCTACGTGGCCGGCAGCGTGCTCGTCACCGAGGACCCGACGGACAACGTCTCGGGCAGCGCGATCCTGGCCGAGGCTGAGAAGTACGCGGGCATCATGTACCGCTACGGCGGCACCAGCCCGAGCACCGGCTTCGACTGCTCCGGCTACACGCAGTATGTCTTCGGCCAGCTCGGCATCAGCCTCCCGCGCTCCGCCGCCGCCCAGCAGTCCTACGCCACCCCGGTCAGCAGCCCGCAGCCCGGCGACCTCGTCTTCTGGGGCTCCCCCGCCTACCACGTCGGCATCTATGCCGGCGGCGGGCAGATCTGGGACTCGGGCAAGCCCGGCATCCCGGTCCAGAAGCGCAACATCTTCTCCGGCGTCTCCGGCTACGGACGGGTCAACTGA
- a CDS encoding MauE/DoxX family redox-associated membrane protein, translating to MDISAALTGWLVLAAVLVASGVGKLRHPEGTAEAFVALGVPDALNRSWIVRAHPWAEIALAALLLALPHPASVVAAVLTLGLFTAYLILVWRVVASGEEASCNCFGSVGSSTVDWWTVARNGLLVAVSLLVLVDAALGGSAIARFGDLGEGWWWVVGLVVAAAVTYLVTREGASEPEAVEGYEPEEDYLRLPIPDVPVRTEDGDEPVSLRDLAAERAQVLLLLNPGCGPCKMITGKLADWARAVPEIDFRVLHAMSHDNMRQITPLWEPFYVEEVGGAVGSVFGNPGRPSAVLLGMDGLLAGGPVQGMTAVEQLVADITQQIAPAREALAEAEAAAAETERLEAQAQWQAAEGAPEGAAEDAAEDAAEDSTHEPASGPASGAR from the coding sequence GTGGACATCTCTGCTGCACTCACCGGCTGGCTCGTGCTCGCCGCCGTCCTGGTCGCCAGCGGCGTCGGCAAGCTGCGCCACCCGGAGGGGACGGCCGAGGCCTTCGTCGCGCTCGGCGTGCCGGATGCGCTGAACCGGTCGTGGATCGTCAGGGCGCACCCGTGGGCGGAGATCGCCCTGGCGGCCCTCCTCCTGGCGCTGCCCCACCCGGCCTCCGTGGTCGCCGCAGTCCTCACGCTCGGCCTCTTCACGGCATACCTCATCCTGGTATGGCGGGTGGTCGCCTCCGGTGAGGAGGCCTCCTGCAACTGCTTCGGCTCGGTCGGGTCCAGCACCGTGGACTGGTGGACCGTGGCCCGCAACGGGCTGCTGGTCGCGGTCTCGCTGCTGGTGCTCGTCGATGCAGCTCTCGGCGGCTCCGCGATCGCCCGGTTCGGTGACCTCGGCGAGGGCTGGTGGTGGGTGGTCGGCCTGGTCGTCGCCGCCGCCGTGACCTATCTGGTGACGCGCGAGGGCGCGAGCGAGCCGGAGGCGGTCGAGGGCTACGAGCCGGAGGAGGACTACCTGCGCCTGCCGATCCCGGACGTGCCGGTGCGCACCGAGGATGGCGACGAGCCGGTCTCCCTGCGCGACCTCGCCGCCGAGCGTGCCCAGGTGCTGCTGCTGCTCAACCCCGGCTGCGGCCCCTGCAAGATGATCACCGGCAAGCTCGCCGACTGGGCCCGCGCGGTCCCCGAGATCGACTTCCGCGTGCTGCACGCGATGAGCCACGACAACATGCGCCAGATCACGCCCCTGTGGGAGCCGTTCTATGTCGAGGAGGTCGGTGGCGCGGTCGGCAGCGTCTTCGGCAACCCGGGTCGTCCCTCGGCCGTGCTGCTGGGCATGGACGGGCTGCTCGCCGGTGGCCCGGTCCAGGGCATGACCGCCGTCGAGCAGCTGGTCGCGGACATCACACAACAGATCGCGCCCGCGCGCGAGGCGCTCGCCGAGGCCGAGGCTGCCGCCGCCGAGACGGAGCGGCTCGAGGCTCAGGCGCAGTGGCAGGCGGCTGAGGGTGCCCCTGAGGGTGCCGCCGAGGATGCCGCCGAGGATGCCGCCGAGGACTCCACCCACGAGCCCGCCTCCGGCCCCGCGTCCGGGGCCCGCTGA
- a CDS encoding ATP-binding cassette domain-containing protein, with the protein MPSRTSSRPAPAASRASDAHDVIRVRGARENNLKDVSVEIPKRRITVLTGVSGSGKSSLVFDTIAAESQRLINETYSTFVQGFMPSLARPDVDVLEGLTTAIIVDQEPMGANPRSTVGTATDANAMLRIIFSRLGTPHIGSSNAFSFNVPTVQASGAITVQKGERTIAKKASFNQTGGMCPRCEGRGAVSDFDLTALFDEDKSLAEGALTVPGYTMDGWYGRIYRSSGFLDADKPIKDYTKRELHDLLYKEPTRIKVEGINVTFEGLVPKIQKSFLSKDREAMQPHIRAFVDRAITFQTCPDCDGTRLSEQARSVKVKGINIADACAMQISDLAEWVAGLDEPSVGPLLESLRDTLDSFVDIGLGYLSLERPSGTLSGGEAQRTKMIRHLGSPLTDITYVFDEPSIGLHPHDIQRMNELLVQLRDKGNTVLVVEHKPEMIGVADHVIDLGPLAGSEGGQVMFEGTVEGLRASDTITGRHIDDRATLKESVRESAESLQIRGASTHNLRDIDVDIPLGVLTVVTGVAGSGKSSLITGSVSGRDGVVTIDQSVIKGSRRSNPATYTGMLEPIRKAFAKANGVKPSLFSANSEGACPTCKGAGVIYTDLGMMAGVTTTCEDCGGKRFDASVLEFHLGGRDISQVLEMSVVQAEAFFGEGDARTPAAHKILQRMVDVGLGYLTVGQPLTTLSGGERQRLKLAVHMGEKGGTYVLDEPTTGLHLADVEQLLALLDRLVDSGKSVIVIEHHQAVMAHADWIIDLGPGAGHDGGQVVFEGTPAALVKDGSTLTGQHLRDYVA; encoded by the coding sequence ATGCCGTCTCGCACCTCGTCCAGGCCCGCTCCCGCCGCGTCCCGCGCCAGTGACGCGCACGACGTCATCCGGGTCCGCGGTGCGCGGGAGAACAACCTCAAGGACGTCAGCGTCGAGATTCCCAAACGGCGCATCACCGTGCTCACCGGGGTCTCCGGGTCGGGCAAGAGCTCCCTGGTGTTCGACACCATCGCCGCGGAGTCCCAGCGGCTGATCAACGAGACCTACAGCACCTTCGTCCAGGGGTTCATGCCGTCGTTGGCCAGGCCCGACGTGGACGTGCTCGAGGGGCTGACCACGGCGATCATCGTGGACCAGGAGCCGATGGGTGCCAACCCTCGCTCGACCGTCGGCACCGCCACGGACGCCAACGCCATGCTGCGGATCATCTTCAGCCGGCTCGGCACGCCCCACATCGGCAGCTCCAACGCCTTCTCCTTCAACGTGCCGACCGTCCAGGCCAGCGGCGCCATCACCGTGCAGAAGGGCGAGCGGACCATCGCCAAGAAGGCATCCTTCAACCAGACCGGCGGCATGTGCCCACGCTGTGAGGGTCGCGGTGCGGTGAGCGACTTCGACCTCACCGCGCTCTTCGACGAGGACAAGTCACTGGCTGAGGGCGCGCTGACCGTCCCGGGCTACACGATGGACGGGTGGTACGGCCGGATCTATCGCAGCTCCGGCTTCCTGGACGCCGACAAGCCGATCAAGGACTACACCAAGCGCGAGCTCCACGACCTGCTCTACAAGGAGCCGACCCGGATCAAGGTCGAGGGCATCAACGTGACCTTCGAGGGGCTGGTCCCCAAGATCCAGAAGTCGTTCCTGAGCAAGGACCGGGAGGCGATGCAGCCGCACATCCGGGCGTTCGTGGACCGGGCCATCACGTTCCAGACCTGCCCGGACTGCGACGGCACCCGGCTGAGCGAGCAGGCCAGGTCGGTGAAGGTCAAGGGCATCAACATCGCCGACGCGTGCGCGATGCAGATCAGCGACCTGGCCGAGTGGGTCGCCGGCCTGGACGAGCCGTCCGTGGGGCCGCTGCTGGAGTCGTTGCGAGACACCCTCGACTCGTTCGTGGACATCGGGCTGGGCTATCTCTCCCTCGAGCGACCTTCCGGCACGCTCTCGGGTGGTGAGGCGCAGCGCACCAAGATGATCCGCCACCTCGGGTCGCCGCTGACCGACATCACCTACGTCTTTGACGAGCCGTCGATCGGGTTGCACCCGCACGACATCCAGCGGATGAACGAGCTGCTCGTCCAGTTGCGCGACAAGGGCAACACGGTCCTGGTCGTCGAGCACAAGCCGGAGATGATCGGGGTCGCCGACCATGTCATCGACCTGGGACCGCTCGCGGGGAGCGAGGGCGGGCAGGTCATGTTCGAGGGGACCGTCGAGGGGTTGCGGGCCAGCGACACGATCACGGGTCGGCACATCGATGACCGGGCCACGCTCAAGGAGTCGGTGCGGGAGTCGGCGGAGAGCCTGCAGATCCGCGGCGCGTCGACCCACAACCTGCGAGACATCGACGTCGACATCCCGCTCGGGGTCCTGACCGTGGTCACCGGCGTGGCCGGCTCGGGCAAGAGCTCGCTGATCACCGGCTCGGTCTCGGGCAGAGACGGCGTCGTCACCATCGACCAGTCCGTGATCAAGGGCTCGCGACGCAGCAACCCGGCGACCTACACCGGCATGCTCGAGCCGATCCGCAAGGCGTTCGCGAAGGCCAACGGGGTCAAGCCCTCGCTGTTCAGCGCCAACTCCGAGGGCGCCTGCCCGACCTGCAAGGGCGCGGGCGTGATCTACACCGACCTCGGCATGATGGCCGGCGTCACCACCACCTGCGAGGACTGCGGCGGCAAGCGGTTCGACGCGTCGGTGCTGGAGTTCCACCTCGGTGGTCGCGACATCAGTCAGGTCCTGGAGATGTCGGTCGTGCAGGCCGAGGCGTTCTTCGGCGAGGGTGACGCACGCACCCCCGCGGCCCACAAGATCCTGCAGCGCATGGTGGACGTGGGACTCGGCTATCTCACGGTGGGCCAGCCGCTGACCACCCTCTCCGGTGGTGAGCGCCAACGGCTGAAGCTGGCGGTCCACATGGGCGAGAAGGGCGGCACCTACGTCCTGGACGAGCCCACCACCGGGCTGCACCTGGCGGATGTCGAGCAGCTGCTGGCGCTGCTGGACCGCTTGGTGGACTCCGGCAAGTCCGTGATCGTCATCGAGCACCACCAGGCCGTCATGGCGCACGCCGACTGGATCATCGACCTCGGCCCCGGCGCTGGTCACGACGGTGGGCAGGTCGTCTTCGAGGGCACCCCGGCAGCACTGGTGAAGGATGGCTCCACCCTCACCGGGCAGCACCTGCGCGACTACGTGGCATGA
- a CDS encoding DNA alkylation repair protein yields MSASGGPEPADPPPALVPSARPPRAPANSALVDAVREALAAAGDPVRAVGQQRYMKSQLPFRGLTTPLLRLTLRPILSDSAYIFDDRAVWEATIRMLWDQAAYREERYAALALAGHRRSRPFRDVEALSLYADLVQSGAWWDLVDDLATHHVAAVLQNDPARATPIVRPWATDQDMWLRRTAILSQLPAKSATDTALLEHALTANLPGSRFGAEFFIRKAIGWALREHAKTDPSWVLEFVDAHELSPLSRREALKHLHRSR; encoded by the coding sequence ATGAGTGCGTCCGGCGGTCCCGAACCGGCCGATCCACCCCCGGCGCTGGTGCCATCCGCGCGACCGCCGCGTGCCCCAGCCAACTCGGCACTGGTCGACGCGGTCCGCGAGGCACTCGCTGCGGCAGGTGATCCGGTGCGGGCGGTGGGACAGCAGCGATACATGAAGTCGCAGCTGCCGTTTCGTGGCCTCACCACGCCCCTGCTGCGGTTGACGCTGCGACCGATCCTCAGCGACTCGGCATACATCTTCGACGATCGGGCCGTGTGGGAGGCGACGATCCGGATGCTGTGGGACCAGGCGGCCTATCGGGAGGAGCGATATGCCGCGCTGGCGCTCGCGGGCCACCGACGTTCGAGGCCGTTCCGCGACGTGGAGGCACTGTCCCTGTATGCCGACCTCGTCCAGTCCGGCGCCTGGTGGGACCTGGTCGACGACCTGGCGACCCACCACGTCGCCGCCGTGCTGCAGAACGACCCAGCGCGGGCCACACCCATCGTTCGCCCGTGGGCGACCGACCAGGACATGTGGCTGCGGCGCACCGCGATCCTGTCCCAGCTGCCGGCGAAGAGTGCCACCGACACCGCACTGCTGGAGCACGCCCTGACTGCCAACCTGCCGGGGAGCCGGTTCGGTGCGGAGTTCTTCATCCGCAAGGCGATCGGCTGGGCGTTGCGCGAGCACGCCAAGACCGATCCCTCGTGGGTGCTGGAGTTCGTCGACGCTCATGAGCTGAGTCCGTTGAGTCGACGGGAAGCGCTTAAACACCTGCACCGGAGCCGCTGA
- a CDS encoding HNH endonuclease signature motif containing protein: protein MSTEVLADRLERLLTAAPGLELGRDGLWRGTWPLPPIVPEPAEETASQSGDAPQRDDAASRTADSTPPEDAEQRLRAALTDLGVEPGAAEALTRASLACATVAERPSTSEAPQLVERGSDLLRAIESLTGVAGHLESVVLSATNQLTWVHGKLLLLEKGATSSDDLSASQQELWRARAKSKTCAEIEAGIGWGVSEVRDLVSVANAAPEVAGPVHHSLRCGESSWRLVRRYYRACTGMAHEDGAAIANGFFGTDPGAAVTERLDSAGSFLGGPWRHKEFYRALKREIARVNAQDPEKQKEADAAAKANADTHLMLDENGTGTFMIGTTPLEGTAINERIDAAARRARALGDPRSQRQLRCAIATALLLKGTVDLSAIPDDPDQVTIEQSEQLARVLSGLPPATLDVIVPLTTLLGTDPAGTPIPAAFAAQHGTTGSTEGPGGPGGPGCTCTCTCEATAKTPADPPGPGLGGQPCPDPAAHHHRDRPGPSADGAPPDQQAPNHPDAGPDADADDPYGLVDEQIRLPDVGVGEVVGRDSLFLSPTQVRDLALVPGSTLHRLLTDPATGRCLERSITAYRFDATMRAQIIAADRFCRAPGCVKPAKISQLDHVQEYGTTGGHTCEANAMALSTTHHDKKTKKDVDAIINADRDVTWTTLLGRIYTTKAFDYNQYTKLLTAAKTQIDQEIAAGATKGDAIDAAIYQALSYRPPGSPFEAREDNPGFEDDFTGWDQITLTHTGPDGQRAYRPAPDTTRAEHERHRATRSDHDEPTDADAGDPNCDEQQAGDQHDSEQPHDRGQHDRGKDAGGTGQGPWSRPHDDPPPF, encoded by the coding sequence ATGTCGACCGAAGTGTTAGCGGACCGGCTGGAGCGGTTGTTGACTGCTGCTCCTGGGCTGGAGCTGGGTCGAGACGGGCTCTGGCGTGGGACCTGGCCGTTGCCGCCCATCGTGCCGGAGCCGGCGGAGGAGACAGCCTCGCAGTCCGGGGACGCACCCCAGCGTGACGACGCGGCTTCGCGGACCGCCGACTCGACACCACCCGAGGACGCTGAGCAGCGGCTGCGGGCGGCGTTGACTGACCTCGGTGTCGAGCCTGGGGCGGCGGAGGCGTTGACGCGTGCGTCGCTGGCCTGTGCGACCGTCGCCGAGCGGCCGAGCACGTCTGAGGCCCCGCAGTTGGTGGAGCGCGGCAGTGACCTGCTGAGGGCGATCGAGTCCCTGACCGGCGTGGCCGGGCACCTGGAGTCGGTCGTCCTCTCGGCGACGAATCAGTTGACCTGGGTGCACGGCAAGTTGCTGCTGCTCGAGAAAGGCGCGACCAGCTCGGACGACCTTTCTGCTTCCCAGCAGGAGCTGTGGCGTGCGCGGGCGAAGTCGAAGACCTGCGCAGAGATCGAGGCAGGCATCGGGTGGGGTGTCAGCGAAGTCCGCGACCTGGTCTCGGTCGCCAACGCCGCACCCGAGGTCGCCGGCCCGGTCCACCACTCCCTGAGGTGTGGTGAGTCGTCCTGGCGGTTGGTGCGCCGCTACTACCGGGCCTGCACCGGCATGGCTCACGAGGACGGGGCCGCGATCGCCAACGGCTTCTTCGGCACCGACCCAGGCGCTGCGGTCACCGAACGCCTCGACTCCGCCGGGAGCTTTCTGGGTGGCCCGTGGCGGCACAAGGAGTTCTACCGTGCCCTGAAACGCGAGATCGCCCGGGTCAACGCCCAAGACCCCGAGAAGCAGAAAGAGGCTGACGCTGCCGCGAAAGCCAACGCCGACACCCACCTGATGCTCGATGAGAACGGCACCGGCACCTTCATGATCGGGACCACCCCTTTAGAGGGGACCGCGATCAACGAACGGATCGACGCCGCCGCCCGTAGGGCCCGCGCCCTGGGCGACCCACGCAGCCAGCGTCAGCTCCGGTGCGCGATCGCCACCGCCCTCCTGCTGAAAGGGACAGTCGACCTCTCAGCCATCCCCGACGACCCCGACCAGGTCACCATCGAACAGTCCGAACAGCTGGCCCGGGTCCTGTCCGGGCTACCGCCGGCCACCCTCGATGTCATCGTCCCCCTCACCACCCTCCTCGGCACCGACCCCGCAGGGACCCCGATCCCGGCAGCGTTCGCCGCCCAGCACGGCACCACCGGCAGCACCGAAGGTCCCGGGGGGCCAGGCGGGCCGGGTTGCACCTGCACCTGCACCTGCGAGGCCACCGCGAAGACGCCCGCGGACCCACCAGGTCCCGGCCTGGGGGGACAACCCTGTCCCGACCCCGCCGCTCACCACCACCGCGACCGTCCGGGCCCCAGCGCTGACGGGGCCCCACCCGACCAGCAAGCCCCGAACCACCCTGATGCCGGCCCTGATGCTGATGCTGATGATCCCTACGGCCTGGTCGATGAGCAGATCCGCCTACCCGATGTCGGTGTCGGTGAGGTCGTCGGGCGCGACTCACTGTTCCTGTCCCCGACACAGGTGCGTGACCTGGCCCTGGTGCCCGGCTCCACGCTGCACCGCCTGCTGACCGACCCGGCCACCGGCCGGTGCCTGGAACGCTCGATCACCGCCTACCGCTTCGATGCGACGATGCGGGCCCAGATCATCGCCGCTGACCGGTTCTGCCGCGCCCCCGGCTGCGTCAAACCCGCCAAGATCTCCCAGCTGGATCACGTCCAGGAGTACGGCACCACCGGTGGCCACACCTGTGAGGCCAACGCGATGGCCCTGAGCACTACCCACCACGACAAGAAGACCAAGAAAGACGTCGACGCGATCATCAACGCCGACCGTGACGTCACCTGGACCACGTTGTTGGGCCGGATCTACACCACCAAGGCCTTCGATTACAACCAGTACACCAAGCTCCTGACCGCGGCGAAGACCCAGATCGACCAGGAGATCGCCGCAGGAGCCACGAAGGGCGACGCGATCGACGCCGCGATCTACCAGGCCCTGTCCTACCGGCCCCCCGGATCACCCTTCGAAGCCCGCGAAGACAACCCCGGGTTCGAGGACGACTTCACCGGCTGGGACCAGATCACCCTGACCCACACCGGCCCCGACGGACAACGGGCCTACCGCCCCGCCCCCGACACCACCCGAGCCGAACACGAGCGCCATAGGGCCACCCGTAGCGACCACGACGAGCCCACAGACGCCGACGCCGGTGACCCGAACTGTGACGAGCAGCAGGCAGGTGACCAGCACGACAGCGAGCAGCCGCACGACCGCGGGCAACACGACCGCGGGAAGGACGCCGGCGGCACCGGACAAGGGCCCTGGTCCAGGCCCCACGACGACCCACCGCCGTTCTAA
- a CDS encoding cob(I)yrinic acid a,c-diamide adenosyltransferase, with product MTGEASSIYTKTGDDGTTGRLFGGRVGKDDAVMDACGDVDEAVAALGVAREALEDPELAELVLRLQRHLFVVGADLMTNPRARDRLTEGVSEVGAGMVDEVERTIDRLVADRPLRPVFIVPGATRASAALDLARTVARRAERHTIRAAREGAAVSDHVLVYLNRLSDLLYVLARHAAGDAEEAPSHD from the coding sequence ATGACGGGCGAGGCATCGAGCATCTACACCAAGACCGGTGACGACGGCACCACCGGACGGCTCTTCGGCGGTCGCGTGGGCAAGGACGACGCGGTCATGGACGCGTGCGGAGACGTTGACGAGGCCGTGGCCGCTCTCGGCGTGGCCCGCGAGGCGCTGGAGGACCCGGAGCTGGCAGAGCTGGTGCTGCGTCTGCAACGGCACCTGTTTGTCGTCGGGGCCGACCTGATGACCAACCCCCGGGCCCGCGACCGGCTCACCGAAGGTGTGTCGGAGGTCGGTGCTGGGATGGTTGACGAGGTGGAGCGCACCATCGACCGACTGGTGGCTGATCGACCGCTGCGGCCGGTGTTCATCGTGCCGGGGGCGACCCGGGCGTCGGCGGCGCTCGACCTGGCGCGCACCGTGGCAAGGCGAGCCGAGCGCCACACGATCCGGGCGGCACGCGAGGGCGCGGCCGTCTCGGACCACGTGCTCGTCTATCTCAACCGGCTCAGCGACCTGCTCTACGTCCTGGCTCGGCACGCGGCCGGTGACGCCGAGGAAGCGCCGAGCCACGACTGA
- a CDS encoding FAD-binding oxidoreductase, translating to MAPLAAAPVDDQEFVVVSREHRTPVVVELELAPVAEPMSFLPGQYVLVGDADYRVPVRSYSIANAPDVAGRITLLVTTVPEGATSPWLAHEVPVGETLLVSGPYGSFVADPDSPTPILCVAGGSGVAPIRALAEEAVRRGVPVPFTVLFSGRTEADVIDRDRFTGWAREHENFTFVRTLTREDGPPPAGRVPEVLPQLQPDLSGHEVFVAGAPGLVSATVQTVRDLGASPGRLHTEEFYAEPQPW from the coding sequence ATGGCTCCGCTGGCCGCTGCTCCGGTCGATGACCAGGAGTTCGTCGTCGTGTCCCGCGAGCACCGCACGCCCGTCGTGGTCGAGCTCGAGCTGGCTCCCGTCGCAGAGCCCATGTCCTTCCTGCCGGGCCAGTATGTGCTGGTCGGCGACGCGGACTACCGGGTCCCCGTCCGCTCCTACTCCATCGCCAACGCCCCTGACGTCGCCGGGCGAATCACCCTTTTGGTGACCACGGTGCCGGAGGGGGCGACGAGTCCCTGGTTGGCCCACGAGGTGCCGGTCGGCGAGACGCTGCTGGTCTCGGGGCCTTATGGCAGCTTTGTCGCCGACCCGGACTCGCCGACACCGATCCTGTGCGTGGCCGGTGGTTCTGGTGTGGCGCCGATCAGAGCACTCGCGGAGGAGGCGGTGCGCCGTGGCGTCCCCGTCCCGTTCACCGTGCTCTTCTCGGGGCGCACGGAGGCGGACGTGATCGACCGGGACCGCTTCACGGGCTGGGCCCGTGAGCATGAGAACTTCACGTTCGTGCGCACGCTGACCCGTGAGGACGGACCGCCGCCGGCCGGCCGGGTGCCGGAGGTGCTGCCCCAGCTGCAACCGGACCTGTCCGGCCACGAGGTCTTTGTCGCCGGCGCCCCGGGACTTGTGTCGGCGACCGTCCAGACCGTCCGTGACCTTGGCGCGAGTCCGGGGCGGCTGCACACGGAGGAGTTCTATGCCGAACCGCAACCCTGGTGA